One Nitrospirota bacterium DNA segment encodes these proteins:
- a CDS encoding Nramp family divalent metal transporter: MKLTDTKAFELFKYLGPGFLITVGFIDPGNWAANISAGSDYGYNLLWLITLSTVMLIILQHNAAHLGIVTGLCLSEASKKYFNKYVGSVFLLSAVAAGVSTALAEILGAAIGLNMLLGLPISIGTPLTVVFVFWMVFTNTYRKLEKWIIAFVSLIGIAFIFELFLVDVNWKSAIYYSFTPSLPVGSMLIVMSVIGSVVMPHNIFLHSEIIQSRHWNLKSKEIINRQLKYEFTDTLTSMFVGFLINAAMIIVAASVFKERGIHVTELQQAQNTLKPLLGTKAAIVFALALLFAGLSSTITAAMAGGSIFAGMFGKPLDTSDKHSRTGIALTVIFAAVIIYFLKDPFQGIIVSQIALSIQLPLTMVSLIFLTSSKHVMGEHANSGLEKIFLLIIAAVVIIFNIMLAIESFRT, from the coding sequence ATGAAATTAACAGACACAAAAGCGTTTGAATTATTTAAGTACCTGGGGCCGGGGTTTCTTATAACCGTGGGTTTTATAGATCCCGGCAACTGGGCGGCTAATATTTCTGCCGGTTCCGACTACGGGTACAATCTCCTTTGGCTGATAACACTTTCAACCGTCATGTTGATAATCCTACAGCATAATGCGGCCCACCTTGGAATAGTCACAGGGCTTTGTCTGTCTGAGGCATCAAAGAAGTATTTTAATAAATACGTTGGCAGCGTTTTTTTACTTTCTGCCGTAGCTGCCGGTGTGTCAACGGCACTTGCCGAAATACTGGGGGCAGCTATCGGGCTAAACATGCTTTTGGGTCTTCCCATATCAATTGGCACCCCCCTTACTGTGGTATTTGTCTTTTGGATGGTTTTTACAAACACTTACAGAAAACTCGAAAAATGGATTATAGCTTTTGTGTCACTTATTGGAATCGCCTTTATTTTTGAACTATTCCTTGTAGATGTAAACTGGAAATCTGCGATTTATTATTCATTTACACCGTCACTGCCAGTGGGTTCGATGCTGATTGTGATGAGTGTTATTGGTTCTGTCGTCATGCCGCATAATATATTTCTGCATTCAGAGATTATTCAAAGCAGGCACTGGAACCTTAAAAGCAAAGAGATAATCAACAGACAGCTTAAGTACGAATTCACTGACACCCTGACATCCATGTTTGTTGGCTTTCTTATAAATGCAGCCATGATAATAGTGGCAGCCTCAGTTTTTAAAGAAAGAGGCATTCACGTAACAGAACTCCAACAGGCTCAAAACACACTTAAACCCCTCCTTGGCACAAAAGCAGCCATAGTGTTTGCCCTTGCTCTGCTATTTGCCGGACTGTCCTCAACAATAACCGCAGCAATGGCAGGGGGTTCGATTTTTGCAGGAATGTTCGGTAAGCCACTGGACACCTCAGACAAACACTCACGCACAGGAATTGCCTTAACAGTCATCTTTGCCGCTGTGATTATTTATTTTCTAAAAGACCCTTTTCAGGGGATAATCGTAAGCCAGATTGCTTTAAGCATACAACTTCCACTGACTATGGTTTCTCTGATTTTCCTGACATCTTCTAAACACGTAATGGGCGAGCACGCAAACTCAGGGTTGGAAAAGATATTTCTATTGATTATTGCTGCTGTAGTAATTATCTTTAACATTATGCTTGCAATCGAGTCGTTCCGCACATAG